The following proteins come from a genomic window of Anabas testudineus chromosome 3, fAnaTes1.2, whole genome shotgun sequence:
- the mtfmt gene encoding methionyl-tRNA formyltransferase, mitochondrial isoform X2 translates to MWTTGIMGAFQKVFSHFQRGFMQTMRRTGSDGMQPRPYSLKSSSGPPWRLLFFGSDHFAVESLKLLTASSGILNVHPSLLPRWRGPAPIFHTILHGDTVTGVTIIQIHPNRFDVGPILNQELHLIPDNCTADELGEALAAKGAYLLIDTLKSLSERLVQKLEQSNAGARYAPKINTSLSWIVWEEQTCDQIDCLYRALSSRIPLRTTWMGKTIKLLDFVGKCHISLSDELRKPVPGSVTYQKESNILAVCCKDGWVGFKAVLLKKRLTATDFYNGYLHQTLQRKMPYQTAEVLFVSRKEGTASHQKRENSVW, encoded by the exons ATGTGGACAACAGGAATAATGGGAGCTTTTCAGAAAGTCTTCAGCCATTTCCAGCGGGGCTTTATGCAGACCATGCGGAGGACAGGAAGTGACGGGATGCAGCCGCGGCCCTACAGCTTGAAGTCATCATCAGGACCACCGTGGAGACTCCTGTTCTTTGGCTCAGATCATTTCGCTGTGGAATCTCTAAAACTTCTCACAGCCAGCAG TGGGATTTTGAATGTTCACCCTAGCCTATTGCCCAGGTGGCGAGGTCCAGCACCCATCTTCCACACTATTTTGCATGGTGACACTGTGACAGGAGTCACCATAATCCAGATCCATCCTAACAG GTTTGATGTGGGCCCCATTCTCAACCAGGAGCTCCATCTGATCCCTGATAACTGTACTGCTGATGAGCTTGGAGAGGCCCTAGCTGCTAAAGGAGCATATCTG CTGATTGATACATTAAAGTCACTGTCTGAGAGACTGGTACAGAAATTGGAGCAAAGTAATGCAGGTGCAAGATATG CCCCTAAAATCAATACATCCTTAAGCTGGATTGTGTGGGAGGAACAGACGTGTGACCAAATTGATTGTCTATATCGTGCTCTCTCATCTAGG ATACCTTTGAGGACCACATGGATGGGAAAGACAATAAAACTTCTGGATTTTGTAGGAAAATGTCATATTTCATTATCAG ATGAGCTGAGGAAACCTGTCCCTGGTTCAGTGACATATCAGAAGGAATCCAATATTTTGGCTGTCTGCTGTAAG GATGGCTGGGTGGGATTCAAGGCAGTTCTTCTGAAAAAAAGACTGACAGCAACAGACTTCTATAATGGCTACCTGCACCAGACATTGCAAAGGAAGATGCCTTATCAGACAGCTGAAGTACTATTTGTCAGTAGAAAAGAGGGAACTGCATCACATCAGAAGAGAGAAAATTCAGTATGGTGA
- the mtfmt gene encoding methionyl-tRNA formyltransferase, mitochondrial isoform X1, whose product MWTTGIMGAFQKVFSHFQRGFMQTMRRTGSDGMQPRPYSLKSSSGPPWRLLFFGSDHFAVESLKLLTASRSCSERIVESLEVVTLSGDVPVKMFAQENHLPIHSWPPKIVKGQFDVGVVVSFGCLIHESLIKKFPYGILNVHPSLLPRWRGPAPIFHTILHGDTVTGVTIIQIHPNRFDVGPILNQELHLIPDNCTADELGEALAAKGAYLLIDTLKSLSERLVQKLEQSNAGARYAPKINTSLSWIVWEEQTCDQIDCLYRALSSRIPLRTTWMGKTIKLLDFVGKCHISLSDELRKPVPGSVTYQKESNILAVCCKDGWVGFKAVLLKKRLTATDFYNGYLHQTLQRKMPYQTAEVLFVSRKEGTASHQKRENSVW is encoded by the exons ATGTGGACAACAGGAATAATGGGAGCTTTTCAGAAAGTCTTCAGCCATTTCCAGCGGGGCTTTATGCAGACCATGCGGAGGACAGGAAGTGACGGGATGCAGCCGCGGCCCTACAGCTTGAAGTCATCATCAGGACCACCGTGGAGACTCCTGTTCTTTGGCTCAGATCATTTCGCTGTGGAATCTCTAAAACTTCTCACAGCCAGCAG GAGCTGCAGTGAAAGAATAGTGGAGTCCCTTgaagttgttactttgtctggTGATGTCCCAGTGAAGATGTTTGCACAAGAGAACCACCTTCCAATCCACAGCTGGCCCCCCAAAATTGTTAAAGGACAGTTTGATGTTGGAGTGGTGGTATCTTTTGGCTGTTTAATCCATGAGAGCCTAATCAAGAAGTTTCCATA TGGGATTTTGAATGTTCACCCTAGCCTATTGCCCAGGTGGCGAGGTCCAGCACCCATCTTCCACACTATTTTGCATGGTGACACTGTGACAGGAGTCACCATAATCCAGATCCATCCTAACAG GTTTGATGTGGGCCCCATTCTCAACCAGGAGCTCCATCTGATCCCTGATAACTGTACTGCTGATGAGCTTGGAGAGGCCCTAGCTGCTAAAGGAGCATATCTG CTGATTGATACATTAAAGTCACTGTCTGAGAGACTGGTACAGAAATTGGAGCAAAGTAATGCAGGTGCAAGATATG CCCCTAAAATCAATACATCCTTAAGCTGGATTGTGTGGGAGGAACAGACGTGTGACCAAATTGATTGTCTATATCGTGCTCTCTCATCTAGG ATACCTTTGAGGACCACATGGATGGGAAAGACAATAAAACTTCTGGATTTTGTAGGAAAATGTCATATTTCATTATCAG ATGAGCTGAGGAAACCTGTCCCTGGTTCAGTGACATATCAGAAGGAATCCAATATTTTGGCTGTCTGCTGTAAG GATGGCTGGGTGGGATTCAAGGCAGTTCTTCTGAAAAAAAGACTGACAGCAACAGACTTCTATAATGGCTACCTGCACCAGACATTGCAAAGGAAGATGCCTTATCAGACAGCTGAAGTACTATTTGTCAGTAGAAAAGAGGGAACTGCATCACATCAGAAGAGAGAAAATTCAGTATGGTGA